A single Sylvia atricapilla isolate bSylAtr1 chromosome 11, bSylAtr1.pri, whole genome shotgun sequence DNA region contains:
- the MRPS25 gene encoding small ribosomal subunit protein mS25 has translation MPMKGRFPVRRTLQYLSQGDVVFKSSVKVMTVNYNTAGELSEGARKFVFFNIPQIQYKNPWVQIMLFRNMTPSPFLRFYLDNGEQVLVDVEDKTNKEIMEHVKKILGKSKEMLEKEERERKKLSHPATFGPKKYHLRECMCEIEGQVPCPAFVSLPKEMRGKHKPALKNEA, from the exons ATGCCGATGAAGGGCCGCTTCCCGGTGCGCCGGACCCTGCAGTACCTCAGCCAGGGCGACGTCGTGTTCAAGAGCTCGGTGAAGGTGATGACCGTGAACTACAACACGGCGGGAGAGCTGAGCGAAGGCGCGAG AAAGTTCGTGTTTTTCAACATCCCCCAGATCCAGTACAAGAACCCCTGGGTGCAGATCATGCTGTTCAGGAACATGACTCCCTCGCCCTTCCTCCGGTTCTACCTGG ACAATGGAGAACAAGTTTTGGTTGATGTGGAGGATAAAACTAACAAAGAGATAATGGAGCACGTTaaaaaaatcctgggaaaaaGCAA AGAAATgcttgaaaaagaagaaagagaaaggaaaaaactatCACATCCAGCAACCTTTGGGCCCAAGAAGTACCATCTGCGAGAATGCATGTGTGAGATTGAAGGCCAAGTTCCCTGCCCTGCTTTTGTATCACTGCCCAAAGAGATGAGGGGAAAACACAAacctgctttgaaaaatgaggCATAA